A genomic window from Silene latifolia isolate original U9 population chromosome 11, ASM4854445v1, whole genome shotgun sequence includes:
- the LOC141613998 gene encoding uncharacterized protein LOC141613998 — MGAIYTLNNKQCPADRVYSRLDRFLVNQVWPNVYPQLFAHFLPGGTFDHTPCLVQPVIQDDKRTRPFKYFNMWSQSPNFKDIVQNGWHCDQRGTKMFELVTKLKALKPCLKSLNKEQFSDIEMNAEIILTKLTKIQQSLG; from the coding sequence ATGGGGGCTATATATACTTTGAATAATAAACAGTGCCCTGCTGATAGAGTCTATAGCAGATTAGACAGATTTCTGGTGAATCAAGTGTGGCCCAATGTTTATCCTCAATTATTTGCTCACTTTTTGCCTGGAGGAACTTTTGACCACACACCTTGCTTGGTGCAACCAGTCATCCAGGATGATAAAAGGACTAGaccttttaaatattttaatatgtggagtcAATCTCCCAATTTCAAGGATATTGTACAAAATGGATGGCATTGTGATCAGAGAGGCACTAAGATGTTTGAACTGGTTACCAAATTGAAGGCTCTGAAGCCTTGTCTGAAATCCCTGAATAAAGAACAGTTCTCAGATATAGAGATGAATGCAGAGATTATCCTTACTAAGCTCACTAAGATTCAACAGTCTCTGGGGTGA
- the LOC141613999 gene encoding uncharacterized protein LOC141613999: MQEQVLKAGHYLFDSKPVIIKAWTENVALQKEEVKSVPTWIRMHQLPLKFWGQILLKLAGLIGKYIQNDVAIDFKTRLGYARVRVELQVDQKFHNVLKFLDEKQQLVEIEIEYEWKPALCKGCKKLGHEQVNYRGA; the protein is encoded by the coding sequence ATGCAAGAGCAAGTTCTTAAGGCTGGTCACTATTTGTTTGATAGTAAACCTGTCATTATAAAAGCATGGACGGAGAATGTTGCCTTACAAAAGGAGGAAGTTAAGAGTGTGCCAACCTGGATTAGAATGCATCAGTTACCACTGAAGTTTTGGGGACAAATCCTGCTAAAACTAGCAGGGCTAATAGGTAAATACATACAGAATGATGTTGCCATTGATTTTAAGACCAGGCTGGGATATGCCAGGGTCAGGGTGGAGCTACAAGTTGACCAAAAATTCCATAATGTACTTAAATTTCTCGATGAGAAACAGCAGCTGGTGGAGATTGAAATTGAATATGAGTGGAAACCTGCTCTATGTAAAGGCTGTAAGAAATTGGGACATGAACAAGTTAATTACAGGGGGGCATAA